In a single window of the Hippocampus zosterae strain Florida chromosome 6, ASM2543408v3, whole genome shotgun sequence genome:
- the anxa1a gene encoding annexin A1a: protein MSFIKEFMMQTVYLGMPDESVLKNEGTVKAAANFSASGDAAVLDQAIKAKGVDENTIIEILVKRSNEQRQQIKEAYQQSTGKPLEAALKKALKGDLEDVVMALLKTPAQYDAQLLKLAMKGLGTDEDTLIEILASRTNTEILDIKKAYKEDYKKDLEEDIRSDTSGDFRNALFSLCKANRTEGVCEQLIDSDARSLYEAGEGKKGKDCSVFIEILTVRSAPHLREVFQRYSKYSKVDVAKAIDLEMKGDIENCLTALVKCAGSRPAFFAEKLYLSMKGSGTRKNILTRIMVSRAEKDLKLIKAEYKKKYGKTLYQDILDDTKGDYEKILLALCGSEN, encoded by the exons ATGTCTTTCATCAAAGAGTTCATGATGCAGACAGTCTATCTGGGCATGCCCGATGAGTCA GTATTAAAGAACGAGGGGACAGTGAAGGCAGCAGCAAACTTCAGCGCCAGTGGCGACGCAGCTGTCTTGGACCAGGCCATCAAGGCAAAAG GCGTGGATGAGAATACCATCATTGAAATACTGGTGAAGAGGAGCAATGAGCAGAGGCAGCAGATTAAAGAAGCTTACCAACAATCCACCGGGAAG CCTCTGGAGGCAGCACTGAAGAAGGCGTTGAAGGGAGATTTGGAGGATGTGGTCATGGCTCTGCTGAAAACACCGGCCCAGTATGATGCCCAGTTGCTGAAACTAGCCATGAAG GGTCTGGGAACAGATGAGGACACCCTGATTGAGATTTTGGCCTCTCGAACCAATACAGAGATTCTGGATATAAAGAAGGCCTACAAGGAAG ATTACAAAAAGGACCTGGAGGAAGACATCAGATCCGACACCAGCGGAGACTTCAGAAATGCACTCTTTTCACTGTGCAAG GCCAACCGCACGGAGGGAGTGTGTGAACAGCTGATTGACAGCGATGCCAGGTCTCTGTATGAAGCTGGAGAGGGGAAGAAAGGCAAAGACTGCTCCGTTTTCATTGAAATCCTTACTGTCAGGAGCGCCCCTCATCTCCGTGAAG TGTTTCAGAGGTACTCAAAGTACAGCAAAGTGGATGTGGCTAAAGCAATTGACCTGGAGATGAAGGGTGATATTGAGAATTGTCTCACAGCATTAG TCAAGTGTGCTGGGAGCAGGCCTGCTTTCTTTGCTGAGAAGCTCTACTTGTCCATGAAG GGATCCGGAACCCGCAAAAACATCCTTACCCGTATCATGGTGAGCCGTGCTGAAAAAGATTTGAAATTAATCAAGGCTGAGTACAAGAAGAAATACGGCAAAACACTCTACCAGGACATTTTG GATGATACTAAAGGAGATTATGAGAAGATTCTGCTAGCTCTCTGCGGTAGCGAGAACTGA